Genomic window (Bacillus vallismortis):
TGACAATATCAAGAAAGCCGGGCAGCATATGCGCCCGGCTCTTGTTTTTTATTGCTTATCAACCAATTTGACCAGCAGCTGTGCCAAATGTTTTTTCTCGTCTTCATCCGCAACACTCCAAAGCTCTTGCAGGAGCATTTCTTCACTGTTGTGCGGCTCTTCATGCTTCGCGAGGTAGTCTCCCAGAATCGCGGCGCTTTTCACAAGCTTGCCGTCGTCCAATCCCAGCTTTTTGCCTCGGTTGACTTGTTTACTCAAGTAGTCTTTAAATTCCTCAAAGTCTTTTAAGATTTCTTCTTTTGTTATGCCATGCATGGCATTCATTTCGTTTTCAATTTGGATTTTTTCTGGATCTCTGTTCATCGCAATACCTCCTCCTGCGGGATAGTGATGTTTTACCTGCAATTGGAGGAGGTTAAACCTTCCGGCAGCCCGGAATGTGTTTTACAGTTTTGTCAGGATAATCGGCTCATCTTTTGTGATAACGATGGTGTGTTCAACTTGGGCAACCATGCTTTGATCAGGCGTCTTGAACGTCCAGCCGTCTCCAGCTTCAACAATTGTTTCCGCTTTCGTTGAAATAAACGGTTCAAGCGCGATAACTGTGCCGTTTTTGAAAAGCGCGTTATCAAACGGATCATAATAATTCATGATGTGGTTTGGCGCTTCATGCAGGCTTCTGCCGATTCCGTGGCCGGTCAGGGTTTTGATGACGGTAAAGCCTTTAGAGCGTGCTTCATGATAAACGGCTCTTCCGATTTGGTTTTGGCGCTTGCCTGCTTTTGCCTGCTGCAGCCCTTTTTGGAAAGCGTCTTCCGCGCATTGGCAAAGCTTATGAAGGCGTTCTTCTCCTTCGCCGAGCACAAATGAGATGCCTGTGTCGGAATAAAAACCGCCGAATTCAGCGGAGATGTCAATGTTCACAAGATCTCCCGCTTTTAAAATTTTGGAAGTGCTTGGTATGCCGTGAGCCACTTCATCATTTACGCTGATGCATGTCACACCCGGAAAATCGTATTCCTTCTCAGGAGCTGAAACTGCACCGTGCTCATCAAGAACCGCTTTTCCGATAAGGTCAAGGTCTTTTGTGCTCATGCCGGGCTCTGCTTTCCGTTTCATTTCTTCACGCGCCAGCGCTACGATTCTTCCGATTTTTTTCAGGCCTTCTAATTCTTGATCGTTTGTTACAATCATCTGTCATTCCCGCTTTCTTTTTAAATAATCTATTTTAAGCTTACCACAACTGCCTTAAAAATAGGAAACACACGGACCTGGGAAAAAAGAAACACCCCGGGAAAATTGGTATAGATCACTAGATATCCTATATGGTATATTTGAAAAAAAAAGGGTATGAGGGGGATGGGTATGCTTTCATTTTTACAAAAACTCGGGAAGTCATTTATGCTTCCGATTGCGGTTCTTCCTGCGGTTGGAATTATCCTTGCGCTTGGCAGAGAGGATTTATTGAATATCCCGTTTGTCTATCAAGCGGGGGCGGCGATTTTTGATCATCTGCCGCTCATTTTCGCGATCGGAATTGCCATCGGCATTTCAAAGGACAGCAATGGGGCCGCGGGTTTATCAGGCGCGATTTCATATCTGATGCTGGACGCAGCGACAAAGACAATTGATAAAACAAACAACATGGCGGTGTTTGGAGGAATCATTGCCGGTTTAATTGCCGGTTACACCTATAACCGCTTCAAGGATACAAAGCTGCCTGAATATCTGGGATTCTTCAGCGGCAGGCGGCTTGTGCCGATTGTAACAGCCATTATTACGATTATTTTAGCCGGCATCTTCGGAACCGTCTGGCCGCCGATTCAATCAGGGATTAATACGTTTGGAGAATGGATGCTGGGGCTCGGCGGCATCGGGGCTGGCATATTCGGCCTGTTCAACAGGCTGTTAATACCGCTTGGTCTTCACCACGTGTTGAACAATATTTTCTGGTTCCAATTCGGAGAATATAACGGAGTGACGGGAGACCTGGCGCGCTTTTTCGCGAAAGATCCGACTGCGGGCACATATATGACCGGTTTCTTCCCAATCATGATGTTCGGTCTTCCGGCGGCGTGTCTGGCTATGGTTGTGACTGCAAAGCCGTCAAAACGGAAAGCAACGGCGGGAATGATGATCGGATTTGCCTTGACTGCGTTTATCACAGGGATTACGGAGCCGATTGAGTTTGCGTTTATGTTTTTGTCTCCGCTATTATACGCTGTTCACGCGGTCTTAACCGGGCTGTCTTTATTTATCGTCAACTTGCTCGGCATCCGCTCAGGCTTCTCTTTTTCAGCAGGAGCCATCGATTATGTGCTCAGCTACGGAATTGCAGAAAAGCCGCTGCTTCTGCTTCTGGTAGGCATATGCTATGCGGCTGTATACTTTATTGTGTTTTATGTGCTGATTAAGGCATTGAATTTAAAAACGCCGGGACGGGAAGATGATGATGTGGATGAAGTGCTGGATGAAAATACCGTTCAGGATGTGAATGAAAACATCATGCTCAAAGGGCTCGGCGGAAAAGAAAACCTTCAAACCATTGATCATTGCGCCACAAGGCTGCGGCTGACTGTGAAGAATACCGCTTTAGTGGATGAAGCGCTGCTAAAGAAAGCAGGCGCAAAAGGGGTTGTCAAATCAGGCGGACAATCGGTTCAAGTCATCATTGGCCCAAATGTGGAATTTGCGGCGGAGGAATTGAGAGCTGCGGTAAAATAAAAAAGCGGAGAGGGCATCCTCTCCGCTTCAGCGTGTCGACAAACCTTCGCATTCGTTGTCAGTCCTGCGCGTCGATGCTCACGAATTCCGACATTCGCTGTGCTTCGATGCTCGTCCTTCCTAGAATTCAAGGGTTTTCAATCACGCTGAAAAGATGACAAAATCCTAAAACTTAACCGTTTTAGGATTTTGTCAACAATATGAAGCGGAGAGGGCATCCTCTCCGCTTTTTCTTATTGATCTGCATCTTCCGTTGACGTTTCGGAAGAATCTTCGTCACGTTTTGTGTAATCATAATCAGAAGGGTTCACCTTCGTAAAACCTTTCGGCTCGTAGAAACGCAGCAGGTCTCCGTTTATGATTTTATCGGACATTTCAAGTTCTTTCTTGACGAGGGAGTCTTCTGACTTGTCGACTTCAGATTCCTCAAGCTCTTTTCCGGTTTTTGTATCGTAATACTTTCCGGATACTTTCGTGTACTTCGGTGAAACAAAATCTCCGTTACGGAACGGAATCACTTCACGGTGTTCTTTAGATAAAATATCAGAACCGGACATCAGATAGTCTTTCGTATCCACTCCGAGCAAATGCAGAATGGTAGGAGCCACATCGACGTCTCCGGCATATTTATGAACTCTCTCGCCCTTCACGCCGGCAGCGTGGATAAAGAGCGGAACCCGTTGAAGCTGGGCGTTGTCATAATCGGTAATTTCATCTTTGTCAAGCACTTTGGCCATCGCTTTATTGTGGTTTTCAGAGATGCCGTAATGGTCTCCGTACATCACGATAATCGATTGGTCATATAGCCCGTCTTTTTTCAGGTCATTGAAAAATTGTTCAATAGACTGATCAAGGTAATGGGCTGACTGGAAGTAGTTGTTGACGACAGAGTCACCAAAGTCTCCAGCCGGGAAGTCTGTATCCCCCTCATCCATTCCGAATGGGAAGTGGTTAGACAGGGTAATAAACTTCGTATAGAATGGTTGCGGCAGGCTTTCTAACAGCGGCATTGATTCTTTAAAGAACGGTTTGTCTTTCATGCCGTAGTTTTTCGTGTTTTCTTCGTTCATGTCATAGTAGGCAGAATCGAAGAACTTATCAATGCCTTCCGCTTTGTACATTTCGTTACGGTTCCAGAACGTCTGCGTGTTTCCGTGGAACGAAGCAGATGTGTAATCCTTAGACTTCAGAATCGCCGGAACGGATTGAAGCGTGTTTTGCGCTTTGTTTACGAAAACGGAACCTTGAGCCAGCGGGTACAGAGAGTTTTCCATCATAAATTCCGCATCGGATGTTTTACCCTGTCCCGTTTGGTGGAAAAAGTTATCAAAGTAGAACGTTTCGTTATCATGTGCCAGTTTATTTAAGAACGGTGTGACTTCTTTGCCGTCAATTTTATAGTCGATGATAAAGGACTGCAGAGATTCAAGTGAAACATAAATGACGTTTTTTCCTTCCGCTTTGCCGAAATACACGTTATTCGGCACGTCGTAATTGGCTTTCATGTAGTTTTCCACTTCCGTCACGTCGCTGGAATCGGCAAGCGCGCGCTGACTGTTGGACTTGATATTCTGGACAGCGTCATAAATCGTGAAATTGTATGTGCCTAAGTATTTCACCAGATAGTTTCGGTCGAATGATCTTGTCAGCAATTCAGGGCGGTCTGATTCCGCAACTGCCAGGTTGATGAGGAAAACAAGAATCGAAGACGCAAGAACGATTCGGAACGATTTTTTGCTCGACGTTTCTACAGGCTTGTTCACTTTGATCGCCAAGATGATCAGAATGATCGTATCGATAAAGTAAAAGACGTCAGCCGGGCTCATCAGCGAAAATGCGCTGTCGCCGAGTTGGCCGCCGTTTGTTTTAGCCTGCATAAGGACCGGAATTGTAATAAAATCATTGAAAAATCTGTAGTACACAATGTTTGCGTACAGTAAAAAAGACATTAAAAAATGAATCACTATGATGGCTGTCTGCTGTAATTTTTTCTTGAACAAAAGTCCAAAGCCAAGAAAGAACAAGCTTGAGCTGAGAGGATTCACAAAAAGCAATATTTTTTGTATCGTGTTGTCTATTCCTAAGTTGAAATTCAGGACATAACCGACATACGTTTTGATCCATAATAGGACGACCGCGATTAAGAAGAAGGCCAGTCCTCTTTCTTTTATAAATGTTTTCATTGTTACACTCCTTTTTTCCGATCACAGTTCGAGCGAAACGATAGAAAAAACGAACGTATCAAATATAACACGAATCAGCAGATTAGAAAAGTGAAAATCGTCTGGTGGAAAAAGTGGCGAAAAACGCCGTCGAATCAATGTTTTTCTTTACATAGTGCCCTAATATAAAAAAGGTTTCTTTGTGGAAACGAAGGAATAAAATGGAACGATGGCTACTGTATGGTAAAATAGAGGAAATGGCTGAAAAGAGGTGAAAGGATGGATTTTTCCCATATTGTGTCTGAAGATAAAATAAAGCGCGCCATCAAAGACGGAGAATTTGAAAACCTGCCGGGAATGGGAAAACCGCTGCCGAAGGATGACGCGGCACACTTGCCGGAATCGCTCCGCATGAGCTACCGTATGTTAAAAAATGCGGGGATGGCAGAGGACGAGGGCGCGCTCAAAAAAGAACTCATGACCATCGACCATTTAATCGCAAAGTGTCTTGACGAAAAAGAACGGGAACAATTAATCAGAAAAAAAACTGAAAAGCAGATGATGCTTGATAAGCTTGTCGGCAAAAAAGGCATGTTTTCAAAGCCAGCATCCGCTTTTTATAAGAATAAAGTATATGACCGGCTTGGACGAAACAGACCTTCTTCCAGCTGATTTGTCTTGTCTAAAAGGATGGTGATTGATAAAAGCCATCCTCTTTATGTTCCAATGGTCTCTGTCTAAAATGTTTATGTTTATCCGTCGTGGGGGAAATGACTCATAAACGAAAAAAGGGTGATGGGATGGAACGACTATTAGAATGGGTAGAACGTATATCTGATTGGCTGTGGGGGCCGCCGCTAATCATCTTGCTGACGGGTACGGGATTGTATTTCACCATTTTGCTGAAATGTTTTCAATTTCGCTATCCTTTATACATTTTCAAGCAAACGATCGGCAGCGTAGGAAAGAAGCCGAAGGGAGAGGGCACAGTCACACCGCTTCAGGCATTGACGTCAGCCCTCAGCTCAACAATCGGTGCGGCGAATATTGTCGGTGTGCCTGCCGCTATTATGTTTGGCGGTCCCGGAGCGGTTTTTTGGATGTGGTTTATTGCCTTATTTGCCATGGCGATTAAGTTTTCTGAAAGTGTGCTTGCTGTTCATTACAGAGAAAAAAATGAGCAGGGGGAATTTGTCGGGGGACCGATGTATTACATAACAAAAGGGCTACGCATGAAATGGCTCGGCGTATTTTTCTCTGTAGCGCTGATCGTGGAGCTGATCCCGAGCATTATGGTTCAGGGGAATTCGGTTTCAGTCTCTCTTGCCCAAACGTTTTCTTTCAATAAAATATATGCGGGAATCGGCATTGCGTTTTTGATTGGATTAGTGGTGATAGGAGGGGTAAAGCGGATTGGAAAAGTAACAGAGTTCATCGTGCCTCTTATGGCAGGGGCATATGTTGGGGCCGGTCTCTTGATTTTTCTCACGAATCTTTCAGCGGTGCCGGCGTTTTTCTCTCTTATCTTTTCGAATGCGTTTACCTCAACTTCAGCAGTTGGAGGGTTCGCAGGTGCTGCGCTGGCTGAAACCGTTCGCTGGGGCTTTGCCCGCGGGCTGTATTCTAATGAAGCCGGAATGGGAACAGCGCCGATTGCACATGCGGCGGCCATGACTGATCACCCTGTGAGGCAAGGGTTCTGGTCTGTGATCGGCATTGTCATTGACACCTTGATCATCTGCACTACCACGGCTTTTATCGTCATTACATCCGGTGTTTGGACAGGAGGAAATGCCTCAAATGACCCGGCAGCACTGACAACGGCTGCGTTTCAGCACTATTTCGGTTCCGGCGGAGGGTACTTCGTCTCGATTGCCCTTGTCTTCTTTGTGATATCGACCATTATGGTTGTTATTTTTTACGGCGTTAAGCAAGCTGAATTTCTGTTCGGACGGCTGGCAGGACATGTGATCAAAATCGTATATTTAGCGGCTATTATCATAGGGGCCGCAGGCGGAGCAAAAGCCATCTGGGGATTTCTGGACTTAGCATTAGTTTTTATTGTCGTTCCGAATGTGATTGCGCTGCTGTTATTGAGCAGAAAGGTAAAAGCACTATATACCGAGTTTTTCACATCTGAACAGTACTACCTGAAAGACAGAGGAAAAACCAAACAGAATGCTGTTTATCAGACAAAAGAAACCAAAAACTCTTAGTGTTTTGCCCTCGCACCGGCTAGCGATTTCGTTTTGACAAATAGATAAATGAGCAAAGGCAGCAAAAAGGAAATGAACACATTGATGACCGGTTTGACTCTGTTAAAGTCGATCAGATGGTTTGTGTTTTGGAAAAACCAAAAGCTGCATACTAGAGAAAACATGCCGGTCGGTGTGTACATAGCTTTTACCTCAATTGTTGAATGTAAGAAGGAAAGCCCGTATACCACCTGCGATTTTCACCATAATGACGGGGATCCGCAAGGCTGCGATCTGAACGGTCTAAAAAATCAGTAATTCGGATATGCCTGATCACCATATAGGCCGGATCAAAAAAAGTAGATGTCAGGTTGGGACATCACCGCTAGCAATAAAGCTCCTAGCAGTATCGCGATAATGGTGTGTTTCAGCGGGATGCTCCAGCTTGAGAAGAGAAGCGGAAGGATGATCAATACCTCCATCGTCCCAAAGGCATCAAAACTGATTGGAGGTATTGGATCGGTCCTTCAAAGACCGGTGTTACATTTTGCAGCTCAATTTGTTCGGCAAGTGTAAACGGAAGGAACAAGGCCAAGGTGCCGAATGGAACTAAAAAGAGCCGCGCCATTCTGTTCAACGTTTCTTTTCCTTCTCTGGCAATACAGATCACTGCAGAAATAATGACGCCGCCAAGAACGGCCATTGGTGTTCGGGAGAAATAAAATATGAATCAGATTGATGAAAAAACCTATATCATGAGCGTTGATTAACAGGAAATAGAAAGAAAACAGAAAAATGATAAATCGGCCTTCTAGAAGCTGGGCGGCGACGGTATCGGGTCTTTCCGTGTATTGCAGCTGGGGAAAGGCGAGTACGTGTCGTCTTCGATAAACTCTTCAATATATCCGCTTTCTAACACGGCATCAATCTTGATGTTTTTGCTTCTTTTTTCACTTTGTCAATGACCTTTGGATCAGCAATCCCGTCAATATAGGCCAAGGCAATGTACCGATTTTAAAAGAGATCATTTTTAGCTGAAGCGTTTTGACGCGAAAGCGCACAAGAGCGGTACCCCTCTCTTAATCCTCTGATGATCGATTCTGTGATCGGTTCCTCAATGCTTCTTCTTTGCCCACCTTTTATTTTAAGGATCAGGCATTTTGAATGCCCGTCTGCAAACAAAACCGCGTTTCCCTCAATGATGGATTCAGCCACTTTGCTTACACTCGTTTCTGCCGCTACGTTTGATATCGATAGAGTGTTTTGCAGCGCTTCCTCATGTTCATCAATTTGATCTGTCAGATGCCTCAAGAAAGGACGGAGGGCGTTGTCCTGTATTTGTTCAACTTCAATATAAACAATAAACCCGCACAGCCCGTTTTCGAAGTCAAATTGCCTAAATACGATGTCTGAGCAGCCTTCTGTTCATAAGGTCAGATGATCGAGGTTTTCCTTAAATCAGGAGAGATCGGTCTGTCCTGATTGTCTTCAAGCTCTTTGATGAGCTGAAGCGCTTTTTCGCGTTTATCCCAAGTGGTTGATCCTGCTATTTCAATGTCTTATTCAACAAGTGCTTGTGACTTTTAGGGTAACCTTGTCTGTTTCAGATATTCTCAGTCTGGGATGAAAGCGCTATAAAAAGTTGTTGACTACATGTATATACAGGAATACAATGTAATCATGAGTTGTATATACAAGTTATAAAAAACGGATACGGAGGGGTTGGCATGGGGGAACTGAACACATCGGCACGGCAGATTGTCGAAGCAGTCGGCGGCGCCGAAAATATTGCAGCGGCAACTCATTGTGTTACACGTTTGCGTTTTGCATTGATAGATGAAAGCAAAGTTGACCAAGAAGTGCTTGATCAAATTGACATTGTAAAGGGATCGTTTTCAACAAACGGGCAATTTCAGGTCGTGATCGGCCAAGGAACGGTCAACAAAGTATATGCAGAATTGGTCAAGGAAACGGGGATTGGCGAGTCAACAAAGGACGAAGTGAAGAAGGCTTCAGAAAACAATATGAATCATTTGCAGCGTGCTGTGAAAACGCTTGCAGATATTTTTATTCCGATATTGCCTGCGATTGTCACGGCGGGTCTCTTGATGGGGATCAATAACATTTTAACGGCGCAAGGCATTTTCTTCAGCACAAAATCGATTGTGCAGGTCTATCCGCAGTGGGCGGATCTTGCTAATATGATTAACCTGATTGCGGGAACGGCCTTTACGTTTCTGCCTGCGTTAATCGGCTGGTCAGCGGTCAAACGGTTCGGTGGCAACCCGCTGCTTGGCATTGTGCTCGGCGTGATGCTCGTGCATCCTGATTTGTTGAATGCGTGGGGATATGGCGCTGCAGAACAAAGCGGAAAGATTCCGGTATGGAATTTGTTCGGCCTTGAGGTGCAGAAAGTCGGCTATCAGGGACAGGTGCTCCCGATTTTGCTTGCTTCTTATATGCTGGCGAAAATCGAGGTGTTTTTAACAAAAAGGACACCTGAAGGCATACAGCTGCTCGTTGTCGCGCCGATTACGCTTCTCGTAACAGGTTTTGCCTCTTTTATTATCATCGGCCCGGTTACATTTGCGATCGGAAACGTGCTGACTTCAGGGCTTATCTCGGTGTTCGGCTCTTTTGCCGCAGTGGGCGGTTTGTTATATGGCGGTTTCTACTCGGCGCTTGTGATTACCGGCATGCATCACACGTTTCTTGCAGTCGACCTGCAGCTCATCGGCTCAAAGCTCGGCGGCACATTTTTATGGCCGATGCTGGCGCTTTCGAATATCGCACAAGGTTCGGCAGCGCTGGCCATGATGTTTATCGTGAAGGATGAGAAACAAAAAGGCCTTTCCCTCACGTCAGGGATTTCTGCTTATCTCGGCATTACAGAACCTGCCATCTTCGGGGTGAATCTGCGATACAGATTCCCGTTTATCATTGCGATGGTCAGCTCCGGGATTGCCGGAATGTATATTTCTACTCAAGGGGTGCTGGCAAGCTCCGTCGGTGTCGGCGGCGTGCCGGGGATTTTCTCAATCATGAGCCAGTACTGGGGCGCGTTTGCAATCGGGATGGCAATTGTGTTGATCGTGCCGTTTGCCGGAACATACGCGTATGCAAGATTCAAACATAAATAACGAATGGGAGCGGGACGTGTTTTAACGTTCCCTTTTCCCGTTTTTATTTTATAAAACGGTGGTGGAGACAGATGAAAACAGAACAAACACCATGGTGGAAAAAAGCTGTGGTCTATCAAATTTATCCGAAAAGCTTTAACGATACGACGGGGAACGGTGTCGGCGATCTGAACGGCATTATTGAAAAGCTTGATTACTTAAAAACACTTCAGGTGGATGTGCTTTGGCTGACACCGATTTATGATTCCCCGCAGCATGATAATGGGTACGATATTCGTGATTATTACTCGATTTATCCTGAATATGGGACGATGGACGATTTTGAGCGGTTACTGTCCGAAGCGCATAAAAGAGGCCTGAAAGTCGTCATGGATCTTGTCGTCAATCATACGTCAACAGAGCACAAATGGTTTCAAGAGGCGATTTCGTCAAAAGACAGCCCATACCGTGATTTTTATATATGGAAAACCCCGCAGGAAAACGGTTCTGTTCCGACAAACTGGGAATCGAAATTCGGCGGCTCCGCATGGGAGCTTGATGAAGCATCGGGCCAATACTATTTGCACCTGTTTGATGTGACGCAGGCTGATTTGAATTGGGAAAATGAAGAGGTTAGAAAGCATATCTATGACATGATGCATTTTTGGTTTGAAAAGGGAATAGACGGCTTCAGGCTTGATGTCATTAACCTGATCTCTAAAGATCAGCGCTTTCCGAATGCGGAAGGCGGAGGCGATGGCCGTTCCTTTTACACTGATGGGCCGCGGGTGCACGAATATCTGCATGAAATGAACGAAAAGGTGTTTTCGCATTACGACAGTATGACGGTCGGCGAGATGTCTTCAACGACCGTAGACCATTGTATCCGGTATACAAATCCCGCCAATAAAGAACTTGATATGACGTTCAGCTTCCATCATCTCAAGGTCGACTATCCAAACGGTGAAAAATGGGCCTTGGCGCCGTTTGACTTTTTGAAGCTGAAGAAGATCTTATCCGAGTGGCAGACGGGGATGCACGTTGGAGGGGGATGGAACGCTCTGTTCTGGTGCAATCACGATCAGCCGCGCGTTGTATCCAGATATGGAGATGACGGCGCGTACAGGGTGAAATCGGCGAAAATGCTCGCTGCCGCCATTCATATGATGCAGGGCACGCCTTATATTTATCAGGGCGAGGAGCTGGGAATGACGAATCCGAAGTTTACCGACATCAGCTCCTATCGGGATGTCGAATCACTGAACATGTATCACGCTTTTAAGGAAAAAGGGATGGCTGATCAAGAGATCACAGCGATTTTACAGGCGAAATCCCGAGACAACTCCAGAACGCCTGTCCAGTGGGATGATACGCAGAATGGCGGTTTTACAACGGGCGCGCCATGGATACCGGTCGCCGGAAACTATCATGAAATCAATGTCGAAGCGGCGCTGAAGGATCAGAACTCAGTGTTCTATCATTATCAAAAACTGATCCAGATTCGAAAAACGTATGACATTGTGACAGAGGGGACGTATGAGTTAATCGCAAAGGATGATCCGAACATTTTTGCATATCTCAGACACGGCAACAATGAAAAGCTGCTCGTGATCAATAACTTTTACGGGATTGAGGCAGCCTTTACAATGCCGGACTCTTTAGCGCCTGGCGAGTGGAAGGCAGAGGTGCTGTTGAGCAACGATGATGTGAGGGAAGGACTGCAGAACATGACGCTCCGTCCGTATGAGTCCATTGTTTATCGTTTAACGAAACCGTGTTAAACTGAGCTGGGTGGTCCATAATG
Coding sequences:
- a CDS encoding DUF1992 domain-containing protein produces the protein MDFSHIVSEDKIKRAIKDGEFENLPGMGKPLPKDDAAHLPESLRMSYRMLKNAGMAEDEGALKKELMTIDHLIAKCLDEKEREQLIRKKTEKQMMLDKLVGKKGMFSKPASAFYKNKVYDRLGRNRPSSS
- the map gene encoding type I methionyl aminopeptidase; translation: MIVTNDQELEGLKKIGRIVALAREEMKRKAEPGMSTKDLDLIGKAVLDEHGAVSAPEKEYDFPGVTCISVNDEVAHGIPSTSKILKAGDLVNIDISAEFGGFYSDTGISFVLGEGEERLHKLCQCAEDAFQKGLQQAKAGKRQNQIGRAVYHEARSKGFTVIKTLTGHGIGRSLHEAPNHIMNYYDPFDNALFKNGTVIALEPFISTKAETIVEAGDGWTFKTPDQSMVAQVEHTIVITKDEPIILTKL
- the treC gene encoding alpha,alpha-phosphotrehalase; amino-acid sequence: MKTEQTPWWKKAVVYQIYPKSFNDTTGNGVGDLNGIIEKLDYLKTLQVDVLWLTPIYDSPQHDNGYDIRDYYSIYPEYGTMDDFERLLSEAHKRGLKVVMDLVVNHTSTEHKWFQEAISSKDSPYRDFYIWKTPQENGSVPTNWESKFGGSAWELDEASGQYYLHLFDVTQADLNWENEEVRKHIYDMMHFWFEKGIDGFRLDVINLISKDQRFPNAEGGGDGRSFYTDGPRVHEYLHEMNEKVFSHYDSMTVGEMSSTTVDHCIRYTNPANKELDMTFSFHHLKVDYPNGEKWALAPFDFLKLKKILSEWQTGMHVGGGWNALFWCNHDQPRVVSRYGDDGAYRVKSAKMLAAAIHMMQGTPYIYQGEELGMTNPKFTDISSYRDVESLNMYHAFKEKGMADQEITAILQAKSRDNSRTPVQWDDTQNGGFTTGAPWIPVAGNYHEINVEAALKDQNSVFYHYQKLIQIRKTYDIVTEGTYELIAKDDPNIFAYLRHGNNEKLLVINNFYGIEAAFTMPDSLAPGEWKAEVLLSNDDVREGLQNMTLRPYESIVYRLTKPC
- the ltaS gene encoding lipoteichoic acid synthase, with product MKTFIKERGLAFFLIAVVLLWIKTYVGYVLNFNLGIDNTIQKILLFVNPLSSSLFFLGFGLLFKKKLQQTAIIVIHFLMSFLLYANIVYYRFFNDFITIPVLMQAKTNGGQLGDSAFSLMSPADVFYFIDTIILIILAIKVNKPVETSSKKSFRIVLASSILVFLINLAVAESDRPELLTRSFDRNYLVKYLGTYNFTIYDAVQNIKSNSQRALADSSDVTEVENYMKANYDVPNNVYFGKAEGKNVIYVSLESLQSFIIDYKIDGKEVTPFLNKLAHDNETFYFDNFFHQTGQGKTSDAEFMMENSLYPLAQGSVFVNKAQNTLQSVPAILKSKDYTSASFHGNTQTFWNRNEMYKAEGIDKFFDSAYYDMNEENTKNYGMKDKPFFKESMPLLESLPQPFYTKFITLSNHFPFGMDEGDTDFPAGDFGDSVVNNYFQSAHYLDQSIEQFFNDLKKDGLYDQSIIVMYGDHYGISENHNKAMAKVLDKDEITDYDNAQLQRVPLFIHAAGVKGERVHKYAGDVDVAPTILHLLGVDTKDYLMSGSDILSKEHREVIPFRNGDFVSPKYTKVSGKYYDTKTGKELEESEVDKSEDSLVKKELEMSDKIINGDLLRFYEPKGFTKVNPSDYDYTKRDEDSSETSTEDADQ
- a CDS encoding sodium:alanine symporter family protein; this translates as MERLLEWVERISDWLWGPPLIILLTGTGLYFTILLKCFQFRYPLYIFKQTIGSVGKKPKGEGTVTPLQALTSALSSTIGAANIVGVPAAIMFGGPGAVFWMWFIALFAMAIKFSESVLAVHYREKNEQGEFVGGPMYYITKGLRMKWLGVFFSVALIVELIPSIMVQGNSVSVSLAQTFSFNKIYAGIGIAFLIGLVVIGGVKRIGKVTEFIVPLMAGAYVGAGLLIFLTNLSAVPAFFSLIFSNAFTSTSAVGGFAGAALAETVRWGFARGLYSNEAGMGTAPIAHAAAMTDHPVRQGFWSVIGIVIDTLIICTTTAFIVITSGVWTGGNASNDPAALTTAAFQHYFGSGGGYFVSIALVFFVISTIMVVIFYGVKQAEFLFGRLAGHVIKIVYLAAIIIGAAGGAKAIWGFLDLALVFIVVPNVIALLLLSRKVKALYTEFFTSEQYYLKDRGKTKQNAVYQTKETKNS
- a CDS encoding DUF3243 domain-containing protein, producing the protein MNRDPEKIQIENEMNAMHGITKEEILKDFEEFKDYLSKQVNRGKKLGLDDGKLVKSAAILGDYLAKHEEPHNSEEMLLQELWSVADEDEKKHLAQLLVKLVDKQ
- the nagE gene encoding N-acetylglucosamine-specific PTS transporter subunit IIBC, translating into MLSFLQKLGKSFMLPIAVLPAVGIILALGREDLLNIPFVYQAGAAIFDHLPLIFAIGIAIGISKDSNGAAGLSGAISYLMLDAATKTIDKTNNMAVFGGIIAGLIAGYTYNRFKDTKLPEYLGFFSGRRLVPIVTAIITIILAGIFGTVWPPIQSGINTFGEWMLGLGGIGAGIFGLFNRLLIPLGLHHVLNNIFWFQFGEYNGVTGDLARFFAKDPTAGTYMTGFFPIMMFGLPAACLAMVVTAKPSKRKATAGMMIGFALTAFITGITEPIEFAFMFLSPLLYAVHAVLTGLSLFIVNLLGIRSGFSFSAGAIDYVLSYGIAEKPLLLLLVGICYAAVYFIVFYVLIKALNLKTPGREDDDVDEVLDENTVQDVNENIMLKGLGGKENLQTIDHCATRLRLTVKNTALVDEALLKKAGAKGVVKSGGQSVQVIIGPNVEFAAEELRAAVK
- the treP gene encoding PTS system trehalose-specific EIIBC component, whose translation is MGELNTSARQIVEAVGGAENIAAATHCVTRLRFALIDESKVDQEVLDQIDIVKGSFSTNGQFQVVIGQGTVNKVYAELVKETGIGESTKDEVKKASENNMNHLQRAVKTLADIFIPILPAIVTAGLLMGINNILTAQGIFFSTKSIVQVYPQWADLANMINLIAGTAFTFLPALIGWSAVKRFGGNPLLGIVLGVMLVHPDLLNAWGYGAAEQSGKIPVWNLFGLEVQKVGYQGQVLPILLASYMLAKIEVFLTKRTPEGIQLLVVAPITLLVTGFASFIIIGPVTFAIGNVLTSGLISVFGSFAAVGGLLYGGFYSALVITGMHHTFLAVDLQLIGSKLGGTFLWPMLALSNIAQGSAALAMMFIVKDEKQKGLSLTSGISAYLGITEPAIFGVNLRYRFPFIIAMVSSGIAGMYISTQGVLASSVGVGGVPGIFSIMSQYWGAFAIGMAIVLIVPFAGTYAYARFKHK